In Magnolia sinica isolate HGM2019 chromosome 12, MsV1, whole genome shotgun sequence, a single genomic region encodes these proteins:
- the LOC131221504 gene encoding uncharacterized protein LOC131221504 isoform X2 gives MTSWFFRSWQTHKNTQIINTQSEVIWQGEIGGVDAALDTFKAEKAFPMCKLTRLLRDSLGGRTKTCTIGGPVKIGLGLSCSFGGLKNRPVFDLQA, from the exons ATGACAA GTTGGTTCTTTAGATCCTGGCAAACTCATAAAAATACTCAAATCATCAATACCCAGTCT GAAGTGATTTGGCAAGGTGAGATTGGTGGAGTAGATGCGGCTTTGGATACATTCAAGGCTGAAAAGGCATTTCCTATGTGCAAACTCACACGTTTGTTGCGTGATTCATTGGGTGGGAGGACTAAGACATGTACAATTGGTGGGCCTGTCAAAATTGGACTGGGCCTGTCCTGTTCATTTGGTGGACTTAAAAATAGGCCCGTGTTTGACTTGCAGGCCTAA
- the LOC131221504 gene encoding uncharacterized protein LOC131221504 isoform X1 has product MSMWQSLNNVSLAGSILVSTLASPFTLAVHLLNLPKLYNLFAGWFFRSWQTHKNTQIINTQSEVIWQGEIGGVDAALDTFKAEKAFPMCKLTRLLRDSLGGRTKTCTIGGPVKIGLGLSCSFGGLKNRPVFDLQA; this is encoded by the exons ATGAGCATGTGGCAATCACTTAATAATGTCTCCCTTGCAGGTTCCATTCTTGTTTCGACTTTGGCATCACCATTTACATTAGCCGTGCATTTGCTAAATTTGCCAAAGCTTTATAATCTTTTTGCAGGTTGGTTCTTTAGATCCTGGCAAACTCATAAAAATACTCAAATCATCAATACCCAGTCT GAAGTGATTTGGCAAGGTGAGATTGGTGGAGTAGATGCGGCTTTGGATACATTCAAGGCTGAAAAGGCATTTCCTATGTGCAAACTCACACGTTTGTTGCGTGATTCATTGGGTGGGAGGACTAAGACATGTACAATTGGTGGGCCTGTCAAAATTGGACTGGGCCTGTCCTGTTCATTTGGTGGACTTAAAAATAGGCCCGTGTTTGACTTGCAGGCCTAA
- the LOC131221505 gene encoding uncharacterized protein LOC131221505 isoform X2 — protein sequence MPETFSMSESSKAEAWVNHMIGSTTDESVEVEFEGCPSRTGMVWQCNWREEASTSTEHGRTRSCKFSKMEEDTSSNLL from the exons ATGCCAGAAACATTTTCCATGTCCGAAAGCTCAAAA GCTGAAGCATGGGTGAATCATATGATTGGATCAACTACAGATGAATCAGTAGAAGTTGAATTTGAGGGCTGTCCTTCCAG AACCGGGATGGTGTGGCAGTGCAACTGGAGAGAAG AGGCTTCAACTTCAACAGAACACGGGAGGACTCGTAGCTGCAAATTCTCCAAGATGGAAGAGGATACTTCTTCGAATCTTCTCTGA
- the LOC131221505 gene encoding uncharacterized protein LOC131221505 isoform X1, translating into MPETFSMSESSKAEAWVNHMIGSTTDESVEVEFEGCPSRTGMVWQCNWREDSPLCLVLWSDYRFSSCIKIFIVMKCHIIIASYRYAFYCIPFKFTASQKL; encoded by the exons ATGCCAGAAACATTTTCCATGTCCGAAAGCTCAAAA GCTGAAGCATGGGTGAATCATATGATTGGATCAACTACAGATGAATCAGTAGAAGTTGAATTTGAGGGCTGTCCTTCCAG AACCGGGATGGTGTGGCAGTGCAACTGGAGAGAAG aTAGTCCTCTATGCTTGGTCCTTTGGTCGGACTACAGGTTTTCTTCTTGCATAAAAATCTTCATTGTTATGAAGTGCCACATTATCATAGCAAGTTATCGCTACGCGTTCTATTGTATTCCTTTTAAATTTACAGCGAGTCAGAAATTATGA